One genomic segment of Plasmodium vivax chromosome 9, whole genome shotgun sequence includes these proteins:
- a CDS encoding 60S ribosomal protein L33-B, putative (encoded by transcript PVX_092735A), whose protein sequence is MDKTKSKKQIGNAKGKKPAKKVIKKVVKKVLGKKKKTVKKLKAVRLYEKGVILGYKRSQRNQDPNFTLISIRNVHTKKHAQFYVGKKIAYVYRTNKHHDGVKIKCIWGKVCRTHGNSGVIRARFRTNIPPKAFGDRVRILMYPSNI, encoded by the exons ATGGATAAAACGAAAAGCAAGAAACAAATTGGCAAcgccaaagggaaaaaacccGCCAAGAAGGTCATCAAAAAAGTTGTAAAGAAAGTtttggggaagaaaaaaaaaacggtgaAAAAACTCAAGGCAGTTCGATTATATGAGAAGGGAGTTATCTTGGGATACAAGAG ATCCCAAAGAAACCAAGACCCCAACTTTACCCTCATTTCGATAAGGAATGTGCATACGAAAAAGCATGCCCAATTCTATGTGGGCAAAAAGATTGCCTACGTGTACAGAACAAATAAGCACCACGACGGAGTGAAGATTAAG TGCATATGGGGAAAGGTTTGCAGAACGCACGGAAACAGCGGAGTGATTCGCGCCAGATTCAGAACCAACATCCCACCCAAGGCCTTTGGAGACAGAGTCAGGATACTCATGTACCCCTCGAACATTTGA
- a CDS encoding hypothetical protein, conserved (encoded by transcript PVX_092740A) has product MDMVTEESYQNAPPESNLSSSVEDEMEDLIYYVRTNEIEEVKKILQQGNINSINDVKDENKNTLLHFACANNNVEMIRFLLYECAIGHNQLNASGNSPLMWAIQNKHSEAVKEVLLFDYLLCSKEYNTVERKKNELYEHMRKDFLQTSLVKDEYQLSAHVKNKINSMNFFGSIFSDDGDGSLANGDSRQGAGVAALNGQGETWGKQIRLYKEANKIDLLRKNEFDKSILSEAFNAQDENILHLVLSHPISSVLDEQDGRAVSGVSGISGMSSVRGVGSFVEDRGEGAPSGHNDTAFTTNLEEAKIIQESTHQLLINEKAKVKKAEGEEEVIIRIREIGLNYFGNSFEDGKTSGEEIHSHNDITGINIWECCLVISKWISDMCLQNSTLFSNKEVLELGAGSALASISLFTYANIFLNGANQGPNQVVITDVNPFTLSNISHNVQLNEELFGHLDSDWRSKIKICNIDWTNENTYPRENEQVATYDYIIGSDLIYDKKIVPSLIHLINLTLKTNGIFLYVCRKNRDGSQEFFDQLKNGNYHIELFTPPSDYFTSPFLNLSQDLYEAKFSEFSDASNFVMMRCQKY; this is encoded by the coding sequence atggacatGGTGACAGAAGAGAGTTATCAAAATGCCCCCCCAGAGAGTAACCTCAGCAGCAGCGTGGAGGATGAGATGGAAGACCTGATTTATTACGTAAGGACAAACGAAATTGAGGAAGTTAAAAAGATCCTTCAACAGGGAAACATAAACTCTATTAACGATGTGAAGgacgaaaataaaaatacactcCTACATTTTGCATGCGCAAATAATAATGTGGAGATGATTCGCTTTCTTCTGTACGAATGTGCAATTGGGCATAACCAACTGAATGCTAGTGGAAATAGCCCCCTCATGTGGGCCATCCAGAATAAGCACTCCGAAGCTGTAAAGGAAGTGCTGCTCTTCGACTACCTCTTATGTAGCAAAGAGTACAACAcagtggaaagaaaaaaaaacgagctGTACGAACATATGAGGAAAGACTTTTTGCAAACCTCCCTGGTGAAGGACGAATACCAGCTAAGTGCCCatgtcaaaaataaaatcaacTCGATGAATTTTTTCGGGAGCATTTTCTCTGACGATGGTGATGGAAGCTTGGCCAATGGAGACAGTAGGCAGGGAGCCGGTGTTGCCGCTTTAAACGGACAGGGAGAAAcgtgggggaagcaaatTCGCCTGTACAAGGAGGCCAACAAAATTGATCTGCTGAGGAAAAACGAATTCGACAAGAGCATTCTGTCGGAGGCCTTCAACGCGCAGGACGAGAATATTTTGCACCTCGTTCTGAGCCACCCCATATCGAGTGTGCTGGACGAGCAGGACGGTCGCGCGGTGAGCGGTGTAAGCGGTATTAGCGGCATGAGCAGCGTGCGCGGCGTGGGCAGCTTTGTGGAGGACCGCGGGGAGGGCGCACCCAGTGGCCACAACGACACAGCGTTCACGACCAACctggaggaagcaaaaataattcaGGAGAGCACCCACCAGCTGCTCATCAacgaaaaggcaaaagtaaaaaaagcggaaggcgaagaagaggtCATCATACGGATAAGAGAAATTGGGCTAAACTATTTTGGCAACTCATTTGAGGATGGCAAAACATCAGGAGAGGAAATCCATTCGCATAATGACATCACCGGGATTAACATTTGGGAGTGTTGCCTCGTGATAAGCAAATGGATCTCCGACATGTGCCTCCAGAATAGCACCCTCTTTAGCAACAAAGAGGTGTTAGAACTCGGCGCAGGGAGTGCACTAGCCAGCATTTCGCTCTTCACCTATGCGAATATTTTTCTCAACGGAGCTAATCAAGGCCCAAACCAAGTAGTCATCACCGATGTTAACCCATTCACGCTAAGCAACATTTCGCATAATGTCCAATTGAACGAAGAACTGTTTGGCCACCTAGATTCAGATTGGAggagtaaaataaaaatatgcaatatCGATTGGACCAATGAAAATACCTACCCACGTGAAAATGAGCAAGTTGCCACATATGATTACATCATTGGGAGTGATTTAATATACGACAAGAAAATCGTGCCATCACTTATCCATTTGATTAACTTAACTTTAAAAACGAatggcatttttctttatgtgTGTAGAAAGAACAGGGATGGATCACAAGAATTTTTCgatcaattaaaaaatggaaattacCACATAGAGTTGTTCACCCCCCCGAGTGACTACTTTACCAGCCCCTTCCTCAACTTAAGTCAGGACCTCTATGAGGCAAAGTTCTCCGAGTTTTCCGACGCTTCCAACTTTGTTATGATGCGCTGCCAAAAGTActaa
- a CDS encoding hypothetical protein, conserved (encoded by transcript PVX_092745A): MELNKLCSFLLRGNISHCENAPTGENAPKGENAQTGENAPKSENPPKSEHSQALFQDASGGKNNDSILDVIKKIPINPFIDSNEDLNKYKYGVEKKKIQRYTGVQVYEEEDKDHKKNQPVDYPFPVSKSVVFEKNKVNKSEDRININYSNIASDLYPEEGFKTPNRKKHFSSDWEMLLAHNHGLYNFKNTDHNTIVNKDMYALNTENDIRNKLNLYVERINVDNPNDACKYLAIEEYKCLLTHSFHMNPDVSNQKCVKWFNEYMQCKWDEHKLNYGYNYIENRRNKKSKAYIAAPDYQYS; encoded by the coding sequence ATGGAGTTAAACAAGTTGTGCTCCTTCCTTTTAAGGGGAAACATAAGCCACTGTGAAAACGCGCCAACAGGTGAAAATGCGCCAAAAGGTGAGAACGCGCAAACAGGTGAAAATGCGCCAAAAAGTGAGAACCCACCAAAAAGTGAACACTCGCAGGCCCTCTTCCAAGACGCCAGTGGAGGGAAGAACAACGACTCCATTCTTGacgtgataaaaaaaatacccataAACCCATTCATCGATAGCAATGAAGATTTAAATAAGTATAAATACGgagtggagaaaaaaaaaattcaaagaTACACCGGTGTTCAAGTgtacgaagaggaagataaagatcacaaaaaaaaccaaCCAGTAGATTACCCATTTCCTGTTAGCAAAAGTGTTGTTTTCGAAAAGAACAAAGTAAACAAATCGGAGGATCGCATAAACATAAATTATAGTAACATAGCCAGTGACTTATACCCAGAGGAAGGATTTAAGACgccaaacagaaaaaagcaCTTCTCCTCAGACTGGGAAATGCTCCTAGCACATAATCATGGGctgtacaattttaaaaacacagACCATAATACCATTGTTAACAAAGACATGTATGCTTTAAACACCGAAAATGACATACGGAATAAACTAAATTTGTACGTGGAAAGAATAAATGTTGATAACCCTAATGACGCTTGCAAGTATTTGGCCATAGAGGAGTATAAATGCTTGTTAACTCATTCCTTTCATATGAACCCCGATGTCAGCAACCAAAAGTGTGTTAAGTGGTTTAATGAATACATGCAGTGCAAGTGGGACGAGCACAAGCTAAATTATGGCTACAACTACATTGAAAataggagaaataaaaagtcCAAGGCGTATATTGCGGCCCCCGATTATCAGTACTCCTAA
- a CDS encoding hypothetical protein (encoded by transcript PVX_092750A): MYLEKEDNYIIDKNRIDSVNKYIYTKFPTFDLHKKVKNYNNRISELMIENEKLKKYKSNLEKRIIRGNENFEVNFMKYELAISNALRIGYSCIFLCNTLNKIIDRYKIAVLRELLRRRDQFKNNLIKSYMNKNSYDKLFINSMVMKIEGVYERNRHFVTTVLVILVKNKLRDIFKLFVCNVLGIPTGGVYTFRGLSSGRENSNRVTSSRRGDGRYMELTTDERIKYTSGFIKLMDVLKSRVYGTVRVCFISLKRHNDEYDLYARGVWRSFPLSKRERTQFATNEGEAKKGEVQNCVRDKGNSRNGELFRGYAFLVGQKLIARGDTRDDDDRSNIECDRSSSSSYLPHPSDVYNYLYYQELLKIKDKLSARLMDDENGDLVNYKFMERNGEVYCLRGNGKDGGSSVGDATNRSSVIGNMPTQSWLPQSGGRPRTRENEMASRLDDQVGRVPTDPNVGFREREGGDVHRGRVVSFALSDRGGNPTVGSSFYEQKKRVGFNLRGRANYAGSEGLRGYAADGRFAANGGYAANGDYAADGDYTGAAARSEPYDVYEVENCTGEGNAKTLVPLSDMENNFRGIMSQVSEDNENAPEGEAGEEEDVDDVDDVDDAGEAGEASEEYTARELCETYSGSRNLCEQSIANITDGLSRIQEENFLCLVGEGPPDVLEVNARGQYYFGEDGGYGVGDEEGWTWGAPRKVLCAIRK, encoded by the coding sequence ATGTATCTGGAAAAGGAGGACAACTACATCATAGATAAGAACAGAATCGACAGTgtgaacaaatatatttacacgAAATTCCCCACATTTGACCTGCAcaagaaggtaaaaaattacaacaatAGGATATCCGAATTGATgatagaaaatgaaaagttaaaaaagtataaaagcAATTTGGAGAAAAGAATCATAAGAGGTaacgaaaattttgaagtCAATTTTATGAAGTATGAGCTAGCCATTTCGAATGCCTTACGTATTGGCTATTCATGCATATTCCTATGCAACACATTAAATAAGATTATAGACAGGTATAAGATAGCCGTCTTGAGGGAGCTACTCAGAAGAAGGGATCAATTCAAAAACAATCTCATCAAATCGTACATGAATAAGAATTCGTATGATAAGCTATTCATAAACAGCATGGTTATGAAGATAGAGGGGGTGTATGAACGGAACAGGCATTTTGTCACTACCGTTTTGGTTATCCTAGTGAAGAATAAATTGAGAgatattttcaaattgttcGTCTGCAACGTTTTGGGGATTCCCACTGGGGGGGTCTATACCTTCCGCGGTTTGTCCTCTGGAAGGGAAAACTCCAATAGGGTGACGTCCTCCAGAAGGGGGGATGGCCGCTATATGGAGCTAACCACGGATGAAAGAATCAAGTACACATCTGggtttataaaattaatggacgttttaaaaagtagAGTTTACGGAACAGTTAGGGTTTGCTTCATCAGTTTGAAGAGGCATAATGATGAGTACGATTTGTACGCACGTGGTGTGTGGAGGTCCTTCCCACTtagcaaaagggagaggacCCAGTTTGCCACGAACGAGGGtgaggcgaaaaaaggggaagtccAAAATTGCGTAAGAGACAAGGGTAACAGTCGGAATGGTGAATTATTCAGGGGTTATGCCTTCTTGGTGGGGCAAAAATTAATCGCCAGAGGGGACACCCGTGATGATGATGATCGGTCTAACATAGAATGTGATCGCTCAAGCAGTAGCAGCTACTTACCCCACCCCAGTGACGTGTACAATTATCTGTACTACCAGGAACTTCTAAAAATTAAGGACAAGTTATCAGCCAGACTGATGGATGATGAAAATGGCGATCTGGTAAACTACAAATTTATGGAGAGAAATGGAGAGGTATACTGCTTgaggggaaatgggaagGACGGGGGTTCATCGGTTGGGGATGCAACCAACCGGAGCAGCGTTATAGGGAATATGCCTACACAAAGTTGGTTACCCCAGAGTGGTGGCCGCCCACGTACGAGGGAAAACGAAATGGCTAGCCGGCTCGATGACCAAGTGGGCAGGGTACCAACCGATCCCAACGTTGGTTTTCGCGAAAGGGAAGGCGGCGATGTCCACAGGGGGAGAGTTGTAAGTTTTGCCTTATCAGATCGAGGGGGTAATCCAACTGTGGGTAGCAGTTTTTATGAGCAGAAAAAGAGAGTCGGGTTTAACCTAAGGGGGAGGGCAAATTACGCGGGTTCAGAGGGTTTGCGCGGGTATGCGGCAGATGGGAGGTTCgcggcaaatggggggtACGCCGCAAATGGGGATTACGCAGCAGATGGGGATTACACAGGCGCTGCTGCACGCAGCGAGCCGTACGACGTGTACGAAGTGGAGAACTGCACAGGCGAGGGAAACGCCAAAACGCTGGTCCCGCTCAGCGACATGGAGAACAATTTCAGGGGCATAATGTCGCAGGTGAGCGAGGATAATGAGAATGCCCCGGAGGGTGAGGCgggtgaggaggaggatgtgGATGATGTGGATGATGTGGATGATGCGGGTGAAGCGGGTGAAGCGAGTGAGGAGTATACGGCGCGCGAGCTGTGCGAGACGTACTCGGGCAGTCGCAATTTGTGTGAGCAAAGCATTGCCAACATAACGGATGGGCTGAGCAGAATTCAGGAAGAGAATTTTCTTTGCCTTGTAGGTGAAGGCCCACCGGATGTGCTCGAAGTGAACGCCAGGGGTCAGTACTACTTCGGGGAGGACGGGGGGTATGGCGTGGGCGACGAGGAGGGATGGACGTGGGGCGCGCCGCGCAAAGTGTTGTGCGCCATTAGGAAGTGA
- a CDS encoding hypothetical protein, conserved (encoded by transcript PVX_092755A), translating to MRSVLRKGSITHLCNKIRCVNRVPWNEGKRRISSATLSSGKRSPSSSRLFSSFETRTFGSQAEQVIDGIAFTIYDNTSIYKEETSSTPIVLIHGCYGSKNNFRVFSKSLKSNKIVTIDLRNHGNSKHTDSMKYEEMESDIKKVLNELHIRNCCIVGFSLGGKVSMYCALKNESLFSHLVVMDILPFDYNERKCHVKLPYNISYMTKILFNIKTNLRPRSKAQFLAHLRAQTPGISSSFEQFICTSLREEAVKAVKAGEAAGNAVGADFTGGADAIGCSAGGPSELQNLVWKINVDTIYRELPHILGFPLNHQERKYHNPCSFIIGQKSDLVYTIPQYQSIIKNYFPSSQNFILPEATHTVYIDNAKECADIVNETLRL from the coding sequence ATGCGAAGTGTTCTGAGGAAGGGAAGCATCACACATCTGTGTAACAAAATAAGATGTGTAAATCGTGTGCCATGGAATGAAGGTAAAAGGCGAATAAGTAGTGCCACGTTGAGCAGTGGGAAGAGGAGTCCATCGAGTAGCCGCCTCTTCAGCTCATTCGAAACAAGAACGTTTGGAAGTCAAGCAGAACAGGTAATCGACGGGATAGCATTCACCATATATGATAATACGAGTATATACAAGGAGGAGACCAGTAGCACCCCCATAGTGTTAATCCACGGGTGTTATGGGAGCAAAAATAACTTTCGTGTCTTTAGCAAAAGCTTAAAAAGCAATAAAATTGTAACCATAGATTTACGGAATCATGGCAACTCAAAACATACAGATAGCATGAAATATGAAGAAATGGAAAGtgatataaaaaaggttttGAATGAGCTTCACATTAGGAACTGCTGCATAGTTGGTTTCAGTTTAGGGGGGAAGGTGTCCATGTACTGTGCGCTAAAAAACGAGTCTCTTTTTTCGCACCTAGTGGTGATGGACATCCTTCCTTTTGATTACAATGAGAGGAAGTGCCATGTGAAGCTCCCCTACAACATCAGCTACATGACGAAGATTCTCTTTAACATCAAGACGAATCTGCGGCCGAGGAGCAAGGCCCAGTTTCTGGCTCACCTCCGAGCGCAGACCCCGGGCATATCCAGCTCCTTCGAGCAGTTCATCTGCACGTCGCTCAGGGAGGAGGCCGTGAAAGCGGTGaaagcgggggaagcggcggggaaTGCAGTTGGAGCGGACTTCACCGGTGGTGCGGACGCAATTGGCTGCTCGGCAGGCGGGCCCTCCGAGCTGCAAAACCTCGTGTGGAAAATTAACGTGGACACCATCTACAGAGAACTCCCCCACATTCTCGGCTTCCCGCTAAACCACCAGGAGCGCAAGTACCATAACCCCTGCAGCTTCATCATCGGCCAGAAGTCAGATTTAGTCTACACCATACCACAGTACCAGtccattataaaaaattactttccCTCCAGccagaattttattttgcctgAGGCGACTCATACGGTTTATATTGACAATGCGAAGGAGTGCGCTGATATTGTTAATGAGACGTTGCGCTTGTGA